The following proteins are encoded in a genomic region of Bosea beijingensis:
- a CDS encoding alpha-ketoglutarate-dependent dioxygenase AlkB family protein, which yields MTRVTVAPGVVHWPGKLAPEEQAALVAELRAVARKAPFFQPRMPKTGTPFSVRMTNCGSLGWVSDERGYRYQPEHPETGEPWPIMPAPLLDLWRELAGYPHPPEACLVNFYAAGAKMGLHQDRDEQDFDAPVLSVSLGDAALFRIGGTTRGGKTTSLKLASGDVLLFGGEARLAYHGIDRILTGSSTLLPEGGRINLTLRRVTKPKP from the coding sequence ATGACCCGCGTCACCGTCGCGCCGGGCGTGGTCCACTGGCCGGGCAAGCTGGCGCCGGAGGAGCAGGCGGCGCTGGTGGCGGAGCTCAGGGCGGTCGCGCGCAAGGCGCCGTTCTTCCAGCCGCGCATGCCGAAGACCGGCACGCCGTTTTCGGTCCGCATGACCAATTGCGGCTCGCTCGGCTGGGTTTCCGACGAGCGTGGCTATCGCTATCAGCCCGAGCACCCCGAGACCGGCGAGCCCTGGCCGATCATGCCGGCGCCGCTGCTCGATCTCTGGCGGGAATTGGCCGGCTATCCGCATCCGCCCGAGGCCTGCCTCGTCAATTTCTATGCGGCCGGCGCCAAGATGGGTCTGCATCAGGACCGCGACGAGCAGGATTTCGATGCTCCCGTCCTGTCGGTCTCGCTCGGCGACGCTGCGCTCTTCCGCATCGGCGGCACGACGCGCGGTGGCAAGACCACCTCGCTCAAGCTGGCATCGGGCGACGTGCTGCTCTTCGGCGGCGAGGCGCGGCTGGCCTATCACGGCATTGACCGCATCCTGACCGGCTCATCCACGCTGCTGCCCGAGGGCGGGCGGATCAACCTGACGCTGAGGCGGGTGACGAAGCCGAAGCCCTAG
- the dapB gene encoding 4-hydroxy-tetrahydrodipicolinate reductase yields MRLVVVGAAGRMGRMLIRAIDQAEGCTLVAAIERLGSAALGDDAGILAGLPASGVKVTSDAAAAFASADGVLDFTAPDATVAFAKLAAEAGILHVVGTTGLEPRHLAELAEAAKRTPIIRSGNMSLGVNLLAALVRKVAATLGTDWDIEIVEMHHRMKVDAPSGTAVLLGEAAAEGRAVDLAKARVAGRDGITGAREPGTIGFAALRGGTVVGDHKVIFAGAGERLELAHVAEDRSLFAQGAVKAALWGRGRGPRLYSMADVLGLDAL; encoded by the coding sequence CTCGTCGTCGTCGGTGCCGCCGGGCGGATGGGCCGGATGCTGATCCGCGCGATCGATCAGGCTGAGGGTTGCACGCTCGTGGCCGCGATCGAGCGCCTGGGCTCCGCCGCGCTTGGCGATGATGCCGGCATTCTGGCCGGCCTGCCGGCGTCCGGCGTCAAGGTGACCAGCGATGCCGCCGCGGCCTTCGCCTCCGCCGATGGCGTCCTCGATTTCACTGCGCCCGACGCGACGGTCGCCTTTGCGAAGCTCGCGGCCGAGGCCGGCATCCTGCATGTGGTCGGCACGACCGGGCTGGAGCCCAGGCACCTGGCAGAGCTGGCCGAGGCGGCCAAGCGCACGCCGATCATCCGCTCCGGCAACATGAGCCTCGGCGTCAACCTGCTTGCGGCTTTGGTGCGGAAGGTCGCGGCGACGCTCGGCACCGACTGGGACATCGAGATCGTCGAGATGCATCACCGCATGAAGGTCGATGCGCCCTCAGGGACCGCCGTCCTGCTCGGCGAGGCGGCGGCCGAGGGCCGCGCCGTCGATCTCGCGAAGGCACGCGTTGCCGGCCGCGACGGCATCACCGGCGCGCGCGAGCCCGGCACGATCGGCTTTGCTGCGCTCCGGGGCGGCACCGTGGTCGGCGATCACAAGGTGATCTTCGCAGGTGCAGGCGAGCGGCTCGAACTCGCCCATGTCGCGGAGGATCGCAGCCTCTTCGCCCAAGGCGCGGTCAAGGCCGCGCTCTGGGGCAGGGGACGTGGGCCTCGCCTCTATTCCATGGCCGACGTGCTCGGCCTCGACGCGCTCTGA
- a CDS encoding AAA family ATPase, which yields MRAFAGLKADDGAIPTAEIGLLCARPRFFAWLDLTENLAFALPKATPFEREGLIANVLVRLGLAGQAKQRPAELSPEGLLRLAIARLLLVRPRLLLIDEPFAALDAEARARLAAFLPELCTQARPAVVIATGSVEEALRLADRIHVLPREPGPVAFSLDNLLARPRQEGSVGFVTLRRELRRALEKESRHAVPDVEVAA from the coding sequence TTGCGGGCTTTCGCCGGCCTGAAGGCCGACGATGGAGCGATCCCGACCGCTGAGATCGGCCTGCTCTGTGCCCGGCCGCGCTTCTTTGCCTGGCTCGACCTCACCGAAAACCTGGCCTTCGCCCTGCCGAAGGCGACACCGTTCGAGCGCGAGGGCCTGATCGCCAATGTGCTGGTCCGCCTCGGCCTCGCCGGGCAGGCGAAGCAGCGGCCGGCCGAGCTCTCGCCCGAGGGGCTGCTCCGGCTCGCCATCGCCCGCCTCCTGCTGGTCAGGCCGCGGCTGCTGCTGATCGACGAGCCCTTTGCGGCGCTCGATGCCGAGGCGCGTGCCCGGCTCGCCGCCTTCCTGCCGGAGCTCTGTACGCAGGCGCGCCCTGCCGTCGTCATCGCCACCGGCTCGGTCGAGGAGGCCCTGCGCCTGGCCGATCGCATCCACGTCCTGCCGCGAGAGCCGGGACCGGTTGCCTTCAGCCTCGACAACCTGCTGGCGCGGCCGCGCCAGGAGGGCTCCGTCGGCTTCGTGACGCTGCGCCGCGAATTGCGCCGGGCGCTCGAAAAGGAAAGCCGGCATGCCGTGCCGGACGTGGAGGTGGCGGCCTGA
- a CDS encoding aliphatic sulfonate ABC transporter substrate-binding protein, protein MTKITRRLALAFVAAAGLAAPAFAQAPKEIRLDYATYNPVSLLLKERGFLEKALEADGVKVRWVLSAGSNKALEFLNAGSIDFGSTAGAAALIGKINGNPIKSIYVYSRPEWTALVTGAKSEITKVADLKGKRVAVTRGTDPHIFLVRALADARLTEKDVKLVLLQHADGRLALERGDVDAWAGLDPMMAAAEVESGAKLFYRKPEDNTWGILNVREAFANENPALVKKVLAAYEQARAYALANPAEVKKVLVDATKLSDAVIERQLTRTELTHSTIGQAQIDGITAAGLALKEAGVLPASTDVKAAVDALLDRRFAATN, encoded by the coding sequence ATGACCAAGATCACCCGCCGCCTCGCGCTCGCCTTCGTCGCTGCCGCCGGCCTCGCCGCGCCGGCCTTTGCGCAGGCGCCCAAGGAGATCCGGCTCGATTATGCGACCTACAATCCCGTCAGCCTCCTGCTGAAGGAGCGCGGCTTCCTCGAGAAGGCGCTGGAGGCCGACGGCGTCAAGGTCCGCTGGGTTCTGTCCGCCGGATCGAACAAGGCGCTTGAATTCCTCAATGCCGGGTCGATCGATTTCGGCTCGACCGCCGGCGCCGCCGCCCTGATCGGCAAGATCAACGGCAATCCGATCAAGTCGATCTATGTCTATTCCCGGCCGGAATGGACGGCGCTGGTCACCGGCGCCAAGAGCGAGATCACCAAGGTCGCCGATCTCAAGGGCAAGCGCGTCGCCGTCACGCGCGGTACCGATCCGCATATCTTCCTCGTCCGCGCCCTGGCCGATGCCAGGCTGACCGAGAAGGACGTCAAGCTCGTCCTGCTCCAGCATGCCGATGGCCGCCTCGCGCTGGAGCGCGGCGATGTCGATGCCTGGGCCGGGCTCGACCCGATGATGGCCGCAGCCGAGGTCGAGAGCGGCGCGAAGCTGTTCTACCGCAAGCCGGAGGACAACACCTGGGGCATCCTCAATGTCCGCGAGGCCTTCGCCAACGAGAACCCCGCGCTGGTGAAAAAGGTGCTGGCGGCCTACGAGCAGGCCCGCGCCTACGCCCTCGCCAATCCGGCCGAAGTGAAGAAGGTGCTGGTCGATGCGACCAAGCTCTCCGACGCCGTGATCGAGCGCCAGCTCACCCGCACCGAGCTGACCCATTCCACCATCGGCCAGGCTCAGATCGACGGCATCACTGCCGCCGGCCTCGCGCTGAAGGAGGCAGGGGTTCTGCCGGCCTCGACCGACGTGAAGGCCGCGGTCGACGCACTGCTCGACCGGCGCTTCGCCGCCACCAACTGA
- a CDS encoding [protein-PII] uridylyltransferase: MLNNPDAGVARLFETISRRDKTRMRQALIAGLRQILDEGHASARTILAGPRGGLACAHRLSAVMDAVVRALHNAATHYFYPADNPSQSERIAVVAVGGYGRGTLAPGSDVDLLFLFPHKQTAWGESVVESMLYPLWDLKLKTGHSVRSIDDCVREARADMTIRTALLEARFLVGDRALFDEMVSRFDAEVVEGTAQAFTEAKLAERELRVQRAGASRYLVEPNVKDGKGGLRDLNTLFWIAKYAYRVQDVRELVEAGLFDQQELQMFQRSEEFLWRVRCWLHFITGRAEERLSFDLQRQVAAEIRYAGRSGQAPVERFMKAYFLIAKDVGDLTAIVCAALEARQQKPRATLSRLFDTLAKRKRERSLGHTDFKLTSQRLDVIDDSAFERDPVNLLRLYAIASREDLAIHPDASRLVTQSLRLVTTGLRNDPEANRIFLEILTGRRSPEVVLRRMNESGLLGRFVPDFGRVVAMMQFNMYHHYTVDEHLIRAMGVLAEIDAGVLEAEHPLANEIMPTIANRRALYVALFLHDIAKGRPEDHSIAGTRIARKLGPRLGLTPAQTETVAWLVEHHLDMSTVAQSRDLGDPKTIESFAATVQTLERLKLLLILTVADIKAVGPGVWNGWKGQLLRTLYYETELVLTGGHSAVERKARVAMKQDELRRRLPDWEEAERDAYVARHYPAYWIKVDPEQQEKHARFLREAEQAGRTTATIVETDKFRGVTELTVLAPDHPRLLAIVTGACAAAGGNIVDAQIFTTSDGLVLDTISVSRAFDRDDDELRRAERIAAAIERALKGEIKIADLVAQRRAPPPRGQTFQVEPEVVIDNVLSARHTVLEVSGLDRPGLLYDLTTAIGKLNLNIASAHIATFGEKAVDVFYVTDLTHAKIVSTGRQLTIRKALIDVFKFEAEKPAQTKAKVPARA; encoded by the coding sequence ATGCTGAACAATCCCGACGCGGGCGTCGCGCGGCTGTTCGAGACGATCAGCCGGCGCGACAAGACCAGGATGCGGCAGGCGCTCATTGCCGGCCTCCGGCAGATTCTCGACGAAGGCCATGCCTCCGCCCGGACAATCCTGGCCGGGCCACGCGGTGGTCTTGCCTGCGCGCACCGGCTCTCGGCGGTGATGGATGCCGTGGTACGGGCGCTGCACAACGCCGCGACCCATTATTTCTACCCGGCCGACAACCCCTCGCAGTCCGAGCGGATCGCGGTCGTCGCCGTCGGCGGCTATGGGCGCGGCACGCTGGCACCGGGCTCGGATGTCGACCTGCTCTTCCTGTTCCCGCACAAGCAGACCGCCTGGGGCGAGAGCGTGGTCGAATCCATGCTCTATCCGCTCTGGGACCTGAAGCTGAAGACCGGCCATTCCGTGCGCTCGATCGACGATTGCGTGCGCGAGGCCCGCGCCGACATGACGATCCGCACCGCTCTGCTGGAAGCACGCTTCCTGGTGGGCGACCGCGCGCTGTTCGACGAGATGGTCAGCCGCTTCGATGCCGAGGTGGTGGAGGGCACGGCCCAGGCCTTCACCGAGGCCAAGCTCGCCGAGCGCGAACTCAGGGTGCAGCGGGCCGGCGCCTCGCGCTATCTGGTCGAGCCGAACGTCAAGGACGGCAAGGGGGGCCTGCGCGACCTCAATACACTGTTCTGGATCGCCAAATACGCCTACCGCGTCCAGGACGTGCGCGAGCTGGTCGAGGCCGGGCTGTTCGACCAGCAGGAACTGCAGATGTTCCAGCGCTCGGAGGAATTCCTCTGGCGCGTGCGCTGCTGGCTGCATTTCATCACCGGCCGGGCCGAGGAGAGGCTCTCGTTCGACCTGCAGAGGCAGGTCGCGGCCGAGATCCGCTATGCCGGGCGCAGCGGGCAGGCGCCGGTCGAGCGTTTCATGAAGGCCTACTTCCTGATCGCAAAGGATGTCGGCGACCTCACCGCCATCGTCTGTGCCGCACTGGAGGCACGCCAGCAGAAACCGCGCGCGACGCTGTCGCGGCTGTTCGACACGCTTGCCAAGCGCAAGCGCGAGCGTTCGCTCGGCCACACCGATTTCAAGCTGACCAGCCAGCGCCTCGATGTCATCGACGACAGCGCCTTCGAGCGCGATCCCGTCAACCTGCTCCGGCTCTATGCCATCGCCAGCCGCGAGGACCTCGCCATCCATCCGGATGCCAGCCGCCTGGTGACGCAGTCGCTCCGGCTGGTCACGACCGGCCTGCGCAACGATCCCGAGGCCAACCGCATATTCCTGGAGATCCTGACCGGACGGCGCTCACCGGAAGTGGTGCTGCGCCGGATGAACGAATCCGGGCTGCTCGGCCGCTTCGTCCCGGATTTCGGCCGCGTCGTCGCGATGATGCAGTTCAACATGTACCACCACTACACGGTGGACGAGCACCTGATCCGGGCCATGGGTGTGCTGGCCGAGATCGATGCCGGCGTGCTGGAGGCCGAACATCCGCTCGCCAACGAGATCATGCCGACCATCGCCAACCGGCGGGCGCTCTATGTCGCGCTCTTCCTGCATGACATCGCCAAGGGCCGCCCGGAAGACCATTCGATCGCCGGCACGCGGATCGCCCGCAAGCTCGGCCCGCGCCTCGGTCTGACGCCGGCCCAGACGGAGACCGTGGCCTGGCTGGTCGAGCACCATCTCGATATGTCGACGGTGGCCCAGAGCCGTGATCTCGGCGACCCCAAGACGATCGAGAGCTTCGCCGCGACCGTGCAGACGCTGGAGCGCCTGAAGCTGCTCCTGATCCTCACCGTCGCCGACATCAAGGCGGTCGGACCCGGTGTCTGGAACGGCTGGAAGGGCCAGTTGCTGCGCACACTCTACTACGAGACCGAGCTCGTCCTCACCGGCGGGCATTCGGCGGTCGAGCGCAAGGCGCGCGTGGCGATGAAGCAGGACGAGTTGCGCCGGCGCCTGCCCGATTGGGAGGAGGCGGAGCGCGACGCCTATGTGGCGCGACACTACCCGGCCTACTGGATCAAGGTCGATCCGGAACAGCAGGAGAAGCATGCCCGCTTCCTGCGCGAGGCCGAACAGGCCGGGCGCACCACTGCGACGATCGTCGAGACCGACAAGTTCCGCGGCGTGACCGAGCTCACCGTGCTGGCGCCCGACCATCCGCGCCTGCTCGCGATCGTCACCGGCGCCTGTGCGGCGGCCGGCGGCAATATCGTCGACGCGCAGATTTTCACGACCAGCGACGGTCTGGTGCTCGACACGATCTCGGTCTCACGCGCCTTCGACCGCGACGACGACGAGTTGCGCCGGGCCGAGCGCATCGCCGCGGCGATCGAGCGTGCCTTGAAGGGCGAGATCAAGATCGCCGATCTCGTGGCGCAGCGGCGTGCGCCGCCGCCGCGCGGGCAGACCTTCCAGGTCGAGCCCGAAGTCGTGATCGACAACGTGCTCTCGGCCCGCCACACGGTGCTGGAAGTGTCCGGCCTCGACCGGCCGGGCCTGCTCTACGATCTCACCACCGCGATCGGTAAGCTCAACCTCAATATCGCCTCGGCCCATATCGCGACCTTCGGCGAGAAGGCCGTCGACGTGTTCTACGTCACCGACCTGACCCATGCGAAGATCGTCTCGACCGGCCGGCAACTGACGATCCGAAAGGCGCTCATAGACGTCTTCAAATTCGAGGCCGAGAAGCCGGCCCAGACGAAGGCGAAAGTGCCGGCCCGCGCTTGA
- a CDS encoding OsmC family protein, whose product MDVTALRALQAPLKDEYRTNPEAAVITLKAHGELDDQHIACKVETGRAIALAGLHPATGGSGAELCSGDMLLEALVACAGVTLKAVATALEIDLKKGVVRAEGDLDFRGTLGVAKDAAVGFKAIRLFFDVESDASQEKLDTLLKLTERYCVVFQTLNVKPELSATLQSNAS is encoded by the coding sequence ATGGACGTCACCGCGCTGCGCGCCTTGCAGGCTCCGCTCAAGGACGAATACCGCACCAATCCCGAGGCGGCGGTCATCACGCTCAAGGCTCATGGCGAGCTCGACGACCAGCATATCGCCTGCAAGGTCGAGACCGGCCGCGCCATCGCGCTTGCCGGCCTGCACCCGGCGACCGGCGGTTCGGGCGCCGAGCTCTGCTCCGGCGACATGCTGCTGGAGGCGCTGGTCGCCTGCGCCGGCGTGACGCTCAAGGCGGTCGCGACGGCGCTGGAGATCGACCTGAAGAAGGGCGTGGTCCGCGCCGAGGGCGATCTCGACTTCCGTGGCACGCTCGGCGTCGCCAAGGATGCGGCGGTCGGCTTCAAGGCGATCCGCCTGTTCTTCGACGTCGAGAGCGACGCGTCGCAGGAGAAGCTCGACACGCTGCTCAAGCTCACCGAGCGCTATTGCGTGGTGTTCCAGACGCTGAACGTGAAGCCGGAATTGTCGGCGACCCTGCAAAGCAACGCCTCCTGA
- the grpE gene encoding nucleotide exchange factor GrpE — protein MTQNPATEDPNLEAGADAPEQAATAEAGLAAQLAKLQAERDDLKDKLLRTLAEMENLRRRTEREIADAKAYAVTSFARDMLGSSDNLRRALESVPAGAMKTADAAAKALHEGVELTERELLKTLERHGVRQIDPQGEKFDPNLHQAMFEAPDATIAKGLVSKVVQIGYKIGERVLRPALVGVSAGAPKAPEAPAGEPTQH, from the coding sequence ATGACGCAGAACCCTGCGACGGAAGACCCCAACCTCGAAGCCGGCGCGGACGCGCCCGAGCAGGCGGCCACCGCCGAGGCAGGCCTCGCGGCGCAGCTCGCCAAGCTCCAGGCCGAACGCGACGACCTCAAGGACAAGCTGCTGCGCACGCTCGCCGAGATGGAAAACCTGCGCCGCCGCACCGAGCGCGAGATCGCCGATGCCAAGGCCTATGCGGTGACCAGCTTCGCGCGCGACATGCTCGGCTCCTCCGACAATCTGCGCCGGGCGCTGGAAAGCGTGCCGGCCGGCGCGATGAAGACGGCTGACGCCGCTGCGAAGGCGCTGCATGAAGGCGTCGAGCTGACCGAGCGCGAACTGCTCAAGACGCTGGAACGTCATGGCGTGCGCCAGATCGATCCGCAAGGCGAGAAGTTCGACCCCAACCTGCACCAGGCGATGTTCGAAGCTCCCGACGCCACGATCGCCAAGGGGCTGGTCTCGAAGGTCGTGCAGATCGGCTACAAGATCGGCGAGCGCGTGCTGCGCCCTGCCCTCGTCGGCGTCTCCGCAGGCGCCCCCAAGGCGCCGGAAGCGCCGGCCGGCGAACCGACCCAGCACTGA
- a CDS encoding ABC transporter permease, translating into MSVLEIAPAIDEPERRPAAPRRSYGLAIVGFVVPVVLAVLWEWLVAAGIANGRLMPPPSVVGRTLWGLAASGELLIHAGATLWRVAAGFGLGALAGTVLGALTGALPVARSLLDPTLQALRAIPSIAWVPLFILWLGIFEASKVALIAVGVFFPVYLGVAAAIQGIDRKIVEVGRVFRLSRLAMVRRVLLPAILPAWIVALRSGLGLGFMFVVAAEIMGASEGLGYLLVDGQQLGRPDTIIAAIISFAVLGKLADGLLVAITRPFLTWQDTARDKL; encoded by the coding sequence ATGAGCGTCCTGGAGATCGCGCCCGCCATCGACGAGCCGGAGCGGCGCCCCGCCGCTCCGCGCCGCTCCTATGGCCTCGCGATCGTCGGCTTCGTCGTGCCGGTGGTGCTGGCCGTCCTCTGGGAATGGCTCGTCGCGGCCGGTATCGCCAATGGCCGCCTGATGCCGCCGCCCAGCGTCGTCGGGCGCACGCTCTGGGGCCTCGCTGCCTCGGGCGAGCTCCTGATCCATGCCGGGGCGACGCTCTGGCGGGTCGCCGCCGGCTTCGGCCTCGGCGCGCTGGCCGGCACGGTGCTCGGCGCGCTGACGGGCGCGCTGCCCGTCGCGCGCAGCCTGCTCGACCCGACCTTGCAGGCGCTGCGCGCGATCCCCTCGATCGCCTGGGTGCCGCTCTTCATCCTCTGGCTCGGCATCTTCGAGGCCTCGAAGGTGGCGCTGATCGCGGTCGGCGTCTTCTTCCCGGTCTATCTTGGCGTCGCCGCCGCGATCCAGGGCATCGACCGCAAGATCGTCGAGGTCGGCCGGGTCTTCCGCCTCTCGCGCCTCGCCATGGTCCGACGTGTCCTGCTGCCGGCAATCCTGCCCGCCTGGATCGTCGCGCTGCGCTCCGGCCTTGGCCTCGGCTTCATGTTCGTCGTCGCGGCCGAGATCATGGGGGCGAGCGAGGGGCTGGGCTATCTGCTCGTGGATGGCCAGCAGCTCGGCCGTCCCGACACCATCATCGCGGCCATCATCAGCTTCGCCGTGCTCGGCAAGCTGGCGGACGGCCTGCTCGTCGCCATCACGCGGCCTTTCCTGACATGGCAGGATACGGCGCGCGACAAGCTCTGA
- a CDS encoding trimeric intracellular cation channel family protein, whose protein sequence is MFEVAGVAIFALTGALVAARKGMDPFGFILLAVVTGVGGGTLRDVLLGRGIFWVRDPSDVITCTVVALGCWLLAYLRPGVLEGWGGRKLLIWADAAGLSLFAVIGTLKGLDAAVPVLSAVALGAMTGTFGGILRDILAGDRPMVLWSRDFYVTAATAGAGMTALLVGLGFSGPLVMFGGLAACFGLRAGSLLFGWSFPSLPRKSAD, encoded by the coding sequence GTGTTCGAGGTCGCCGGCGTCGCCATCTTCGCGCTGACCGGCGCCCTCGTCGCCGCCCGCAAGGGCATGGATCCGTTCGGCTTCATCCTGCTGGCGGTCGTGACCGGCGTCGGCGGCGGCACCTTGCGCGACGTCCTGCTCGGGCGCGGCATCTTCTGGGTGCGCGATCCCAGCGACGTCATCACCTGCACCGTCGTTGCACTCGGCTGCTGGCTGCTCGCCTATCTCCGCCCCGGCGTCCTCGAAGGCTGGGGCGGTCGCAAGCTCCTGATCTGGGCCGATGCCGCCGGCCTCTCGCTCTTCGCCGTCATCGGCACGCTCAAGGGCCTGGACGCCGCCGTGCCGGTGCTCTCGGCCGTCGCGCTCGGCGCGATGACCGGGACCTTCGGCGGCATTCTGCGCGATATCCTGGCCGGCGACCGGCCGATGGTGCTGTGGAGCCGCGATTTCTACGTCACCGCCGCAACGGCGGGCGCCGGCATGACGGCCCTGCTTGTCGGGCTCGGCTTTTCCGGCCCGCTCGTGATGTTCGGCGGCCTTGCCGCCTGCTTCGGCCTGCGCGCGGGATCGTTGCTGTTCGGCTGGTCGTTCCCGAGCCTGCCGCGCAAATCGGCCGACTAG
- a CDS encoding ABC transporter ATP-binding protein, with product MLSFDRLSKIYADGTRALSAITLDVGRGEIVALLGGSGCGKTTLLRLVAGLDRPSEGAIRLDGEVIAEPRADVGVIFQEPRLFPWLSVAENAGFGLSHLPTSEREGLVSNALIRVGLAGHDKRWPRELSGGQQQRVAIARALVTKPKLLLMDEPFSALDATTRASLHGHLLALWQESRPTVVMVTHDVEEAVTLADRIVVMQPKPGRIFDELDNPLARPRDRLSPAFEAAKREALRALDRSLRDEAPHQEKAAETAGMWW from the coding sequence GTGCTGAGTTTCGACCGGCTCTCCAAGATCTATGCCGACGGCACGCGCGCTCTGTCGGCGATCACGCTCGACGTCGGGCGCGGCGAGATCGTCGCCCTGCTCGGCGGTTCCGGCTGCGGCAAGACCACTTTGCTGCGCCTCGTCGCCGGACTCGACCGGCCGAGCGAAGGCGCGATCCGCCTCGATGGGGAAGTGATCGCTGAGCCGCGCGCCGATGTCGGCGTCATCTTCCAGGAGCCGCGGCTCTTCCCCTGGCTCAGCGTCGCCGAGAATGCGGGCTTCGGCCTGTCGCATCTCCCGACTTCCGAGCGCGAGGGGCTGGTGAGCAATGCGCTGATCCGCGTCGGCCTCGCCGGACATGACAAGCGCTGGCCGCGCGAGCTCTCCGGAGGCCAGCAGCAGCGCGTCGCCATCGCCCGTGCCCTCGTCACGAAGCCGAAGCTCCTGCTGATGGACGAGCCTTTCTCGGCGCTCGACGCCACGACGCGGGCGAGCCTGCACGGCCACCTCCTGGCGCTCTGGCAGGAGAGCCGCCCGACGGTGGTCATGGTCACGCATGATGTCGAGGAGGCCGTGACCCTGGCCGACCGCATCGTGGTGATGCAGCCCAAGCCCGGCCGCATCTTCGACGAGCTCGACAACCCCCTGGCCCGGCCGCGCGACCGGCTCTCGCCCGCCTTCGAGGCGGCGAAGCGCGAGGCTCTGCGCGCGCTCGACCGCTCCTTGCGCGACGAAGCCCCGCATCAGGAGAAGGCGGCCGAAACCGCCGGGATGTGGTGGTGA